A window of Haliscomenobacter hydrossis DSM 1100 contains these coding sequences:
- a CDS encoding DUF6580 family putative transport protein, which yields MMFSKLSSNSNMSLRFGVLAGMILLAAFSRMIPHMLNFSPLGAMALFGAAHFQKKWLAILIPIAATWLSDLFLNNVIYAQYHPTFTWFYSGFYWQYSSYVLIALVGMLMLKKISWQRIALGALSSSAIFFLVTNFSCWIGSTTYAQNFGGLMTCYAAGVPFLKGTLLGDLCYAAALFGSFSLMQQQIPALRPALSASNQ from the coding sequence ATGATGTTTTCCAAGCTTTCTTCAAATTCCAACATGTCCCTGCGCTTTGGCGTATTGGCGGGCATGATTTTATTGGCGGCATTCAGTCGGATGATTCCCCACATGCTGAATTTTTCTCCATTGGGTGCCATGGCGCTTTTTGGCGCAGCCCATTTTCAAAAAAAGTGGCTGGCCATTTTGATACCAATTGCTGCTACCTGGCTCAGTGACCTGTTCCTCAACAATGTCATTTACGCCCAATACCACCCTACTTTCACCTGGTTTTATTCCGGTTTTTATTGGCAGTACTCCAGTTATGTGCTGATTGCCCTGGTGGGAATGCTAATGTTGAAAAAAATCAGCTGGCAGCGGATAGCTTTGGGAGCATTGAGCTCTTCCGCCATCTTTTTTCTGGTGACCAACTTCAGTTGCTGGATCGGAAGTACCACTTACGCACAAAATTTTGGTGGCCTGATGACCTGTTATGCCGCAGGGGTTCCTTTTTTGAAAGGCACTTTGTTGGGTGACTTGTGTTACGCAGCTGCACTCTTTGGCTCCTTTTCCTTGATGCAACAACAGATTCCAGCACTACGTCCCGCACTAAGTGCTTCAAATCAGTAA
- a CDS encoding cysteine-rich CWC family protein, with protein MNAESTRAKHEEKCCPRCLTAFTCKVGDVANCQCAEVKVSAETHAFLATTQYDCLCKNCLAHYEHLLKVARGHRFPVQRELLIEGLHYYKENGFWVFTEFYHLLRGTCCGRGCRHCVYGFKKEL; from the coding sequence ATGAACGCTGAATCCACTCGGGCAAAGCACGAAGAAAAGTGCTGCCCAAGGTGCCTTACTGCATTCACCTGCAAAGTGGGGGATGTGGCCAATTGCCAGTGTGCTGAGGTAAAGGTTTCCGCTGAAACACATGCCTTTTTAGCCACGACGCAATACGATTGTTTGTGCAAAAACTGTTTGGCGCATTATGAACATTTGCTCAAAGTGGCTCGTGGGCATCGCTTTCCAGTTCAGCGTGAACTATTGATCGAAGGTTTGCACTACTACAAGGAAAATGGATTTTGGGTGTTTACGGAATTTTACCATCTACTGCGGGGAACTTGTTGCGGTAGGGGTTGTCGGCATTGTGTGTATGGGTTTAAAAAGGAACTGTAG